A DNA window from Castanea sativa cultivar Marrone di Chiusa Pesio chromosome 7, ASM4071231v1 contains the following coding sequences:
- the LOC142644587 gene encoding LOW QUALITY PROTEIN: homoserine kinase (The sequence of the model RefSeq protein was modified relative to this genomic sequence to represent the inferred CDS: inserted 4 bases in 3 codons; substituted 2 bases at 2 genomic stop codons) gives MALWYQPPSTLNLISPTLKLNSLRCNCNLPIPNSRPTHIPEPKPVFASVKTFAPATVAYLXPGFAVDGLGDFVSLSVRPGEIAITQIXRDPLSNCVGIAVIEVMNMLGIRSVGLLFSLGKGLPLGSGLGSSVAAGAIAVNELFSGKLXKEGLVLAGLKLEEKVSGYHADNXGGFVLIRNYEPLDLKKLNFPEKKDLYFVXVSPEFEAPTKKMRAAFWREGGLKAVGALNQLDRVGARLVDSKPR, from the exons ATGGCTCTTTGGTATCAACCTCCTTCTACATTGAATCTTATCTCACCCACTCTCAAGCTCAACTCTTTACGCTGCAACTGCAACCTCCCTATTCCGAATTCAAGACCCACCCACATACCCGAACCCAAACCCGTATTCGCCTCCGTCAAAACCTTTGCTCCTGCCACCGTGGCCTACC AGCCTGGCTTCGCCGTTGACGGTCTCGGAGACTTCGTCTCCCTCTCCGTCCGCCCCGGAGAGATCGCCATCACGCAAA TCCGTGATCCTCTCTCTAATTGCGTTGGAATCGCCGTGATTGAGGTCATGAACATGCTCGGAATCCGATCGGTTGGACTACTTTTCTCGCTAGGAAAAGGCTTGCCTTTAGGTAGTGGACTCGGATCTAGCGTTGCCGCCGGAGCAATCGCAGTCAATGAACTATTCAGTGGGAAGCTCTAGAAGGAGGGGCTGGTGCTCGCCGGATTGAAATTGGAGGAGAAGGTTTCCGGTTATCACGCCGATAA GGGAGGCTTCGTTTTGATTCGAAACTACGAGCCCTTGGATTTGAAGAAGTTGAATTTCCCTGAAAAGAAAGATCTTTACTTTGTATAGGTAAGCCCTGAATTCGAGGCTCCAACTAAGAAAATGAGGGCTGCATTTTGGAGAGAAGGGGGATTGAAGGCGGTGGGGGCACTGAATCAGCTTGATCGGGTGGGTGCTAGGCTTGTTGATAGCAAGcctagatga